The following proteins are encoded in a genomic region of Rhizobium sp. ZPR4:
- a CDS encoding DMT family transporter codes for MKSNSTGYVFTLLAISIFAIQDGISKHLVSAYPPLLVAMIRYWAFMLFAVAMASRAPGGLRRNVRTKRPTLQIARGLLLATQIVVAISSFVIVGLAHSQAIFSSGPLMVALLSIPILGEKVGWRRWLAICFGFIGVLLILKPESGVFDARFLVPLFGALLFSLYVVLTRYVSREDGAMTSFFYTGVVGAIAMTCIGPFFWTPLAPHDWIFMGILCLTGVSSHYFLIRAYDMLDAVVIQPLTYLQLVFSAIIGVTIFGEKLSAPMILGALIVVAAGIFTIWREHALARARLKAGKASAS; via the coding sequence ATGAAATCCAATAGTACCGGTTACGTCTTCACGCTGTTGGCAATCAGCATATTCGCCATACAGGACGGCATCTCCAAGCACCTTGTCAGCGCCTATCCGCCGCTTCTGGTGGCGATGATTCGCTATTGGGCTTTCATGCTTTTTGCCGTCGCTATGGCTTCGCGTGCACCGGGCGGCTTGCGACGCAATGTCAGGACCAAGCGCCCTACCCTGCAGATTGCCCGAGGCCTGCTGCTCGCCACACAGATTGTCGTCGCCATCTCGTCCTTCGTCATCGTCGGCCTTGCCCATTCGCAGGCGATCTTTTCATCCGGCCCGCTGATGGTGGCCCTGTTGTCCATACCGATCCTCGGCGAGAAGGTCGGCTGGCGGCGATGGCTGGCGATCTGTTTCGGCTTCATCGGCGTGCTGTTGATCCTGAAGCCGGAAAGCGGCGTCTTCGATGCGCGGTTCCTGGTGCCGCTTTTCGGCGCATTGCTATTTTCGCTCTATGTCGTCCTGACGCGCTATGTCAGCCGCGAGGACGGAGCCATGACCAGCTTCTTCTATACAGGCGTGGTGGGTGCGATCGCCATGACCTGCATCGGGCCGTTCTTCTGGACACCGCTTGCGCCACATGACTGGATCTTCATGGGCATTCTCTGCCTGACCGGCGTTTCGAGCCATTATTTCCTCATCCGCGCCTATGACATGCTTGACGCGGTGGTCATCCAGCCCCTGACCTATTTGCAGCTCGTCTTCTCCGCCATTATCGGCGTCACGATATTCGGCGAAAAATTAAGCGCGCCCATGATCCTGGGCGCGCTCATTGTCGTTGCGGCGGGCATATTCACGATCTGGCGCGAACATGCCCTGGCGAGAGCCCGGCTCAAGGCCGGTAAGGCATCGGCCAGCTAG
- a CDS encoding NADPH-dependent FMN reductase, translated as MKILGISGSLRKGSFNTALLHAAVELAPNGVELIARTIHGVPLYDADLEAADGIPEKVQELKDLAISADGLILFTPEYNNSLPGVFKNAIDWMSRPSTDIAQVFGGKPIAVLGASPGNFGTILSQNAWLTVLRTLGAEAWFGGRLMVSRAGSVFDANGAIVDEKVKHNLAAFIDGFTAFIADRKKG; from the coding sequence ATGAAGATACTCGGCATATCGGGCAGCCTGCGGAAAGGCTCCTTCAACACGGCCCTGCTACACGCGGCCGTCGAATTGGCGCCAAACGGCGTCGAGCTGATCGCCCGCACCATTCACGGCGTACCGCTTTACGACGCCGATCTCGAGGCGGCGGATGGCATCCCGGAAAAAGTGCAGGAACTCAAGGACCTCGCCATTTCAGCTGATGGGCTGATCCTGTTTACGCCGGAATACAACAATTCGCTCCCTGGCGTCTTCAAGAACGCCATCGACTGGATGAGCCGCCCCTCCACCGACATCGCCCAGGTCTTTGGCGGAAAGCCGATCGCGGTTCTCGGCGCTTCGCCCGGCAATTTCGGCACCATCCTCAGCCAGAACGCCTGGCTGACGGTCTTGCGCACGCTCGGCGCCGAAGCCTGGTTCGGCGGCCGGCTGATGGTGTCACGTGCCGGCAGTGTCTTCGACGCGAACGGGGCGATCGTCGACGAGAAAGTGAAACACAATCTTGCGGCTTTCATCGATGGTTTCACGGCTTTCATCGCGGATCGCAAAAAGGGCTGA
- the nikR gene encoding nickel-responsive transcriptional regulator NikR, protein MQRITITIDDDLLETIDKISAQRGYASRSETLRDLVRDAVTRAQPTIDGEARCYAALAYVYEHETRDLSRRLTTAQHDHHDLSVSTLHVHIDGQDCLEVSVLKGKVDEIKTFADSVVTQRGVRFGNLHIIPSGDGADHLETHSHD, encoded by the coding sequence ATGCAGCGCATTACTATCACCATTGATGACGATCTTCTGGAGACGATCGACAAGATCAGTGCCCAGCGCGGCTATGCAAGCCGCTCGGAAACCTTGCGCGATCTCGTCCGCGATGCTGTGACCCGCGCGCAACCGACCATAGACGGCGAAGCGAGATGCTACGCAGCCCTTGCCTATGTCTATGAACACGAGACCCGCGACCTGTCGCGCCGGCTGACGACGGCGCAACACGATCACCACGATCTTTCAGTCTCGACGCTTCATGTTCACATCGATGGGCAAGATTGCCTCGAAGTCTCCGTGCTGAAAGGGAAGGTGGACGAGATAAAGACCTTTGCCGACAGCGTCGTGACGCAGCGCGGCGTGCGTTTCGGGAACCTGCACATCATCCCATCAGGCGATGGCGCAGATCATCTTGAAACGCATTCGCATGACTGA
- the cobM gene encoding precorrin-4 C(11)-methyltransferase, translated as MTVHFIGAGPGAADLITVRGRDLIGKCPVCLYAGSIVSPELLQYCPPGARIIDTAPMSLDEIEAEYLKAAAAGEDVARLHSGDLSVWSAVAEQIRRLEQHDIDYTLTPGVPAFAAAASALGRELTIPAVAQSLVLTRVSGRASPMPNNETLEKFGATGATLAIHLAIHALKEVVEDLTPLYGPDCPVAIVVKASWPDERIIRGTLATIEAQVAADPIERTALIFVGPSLSASDFRESSLYDPTYQRRFRGRQ; from the coding sequence ATGACAGTGCATTTCATTGGCGCAGGCCCCGGTGCCGCCGACCTGATCACGGTGCGTGGCCGGGATCTGATCGGCAAGTGCCCGGTCTGCCTTTATGCCGGCTCGATCGTTTCGCCGGAACTGCTGCAATATTGCCCGCCCGGCGCCCGCATCATCGATACCGCGCCGATGTCGCTCGACGAGATCGAGGCGGAGTATCTGAAAGCGGCCGCCGCCGGCGAGGATGTCGCGCGCCTGCATTCCGGCGATCTCTCGGTCTGGAGCGCGGTCGCCGAACAGATCCGCAGGCTCGAGCAGCATGACATTGATTATACGTTGACCCCCGGCGTTCCCGCTTTCGCCGCGGCCGCTTCGGCGCTTGGACGTGAGCTGACCATCCCGGCAGTGGCTCAAAGCCTTGTCCTGACCCGCGTGTCCGGTCGTGCCTCGCCCATGCCGAACAACGAGACGCTGGAGAAATTCGGTGCGACTGGAGCCACACTTGCCATCCATCTGGCAATCCACGCGCTCAAAGAAGTGGTCGAGGACCTGACACCGCTCTATGGCCCCGATTGCCCGGTCGCGATCGTCGTCAAGGCTTCCTGGCCTGATGAGCGGATCATTCGAGGCACGCTTGCCACGATCGAAGCGCAGGTGGCCGCCGATCCGATCGAGCGCACCGCCCTGATCTTCGTCGGGCCGTCGCTTTCCGCCAGCGATTTCCGCGAAAGTTCGCTCTATGACCCCACCTATCAGCGCCGTTTCCGCGGCCGGCAATAG
- the cbiE gene encoding precorrin-6y C5,15-methyltransferase (decarboxylating) subunit CbiE produces MRALPMAETPSIQRWLTLIGIGEDGPAGLGDEAKRLLAEASIVFGGMRHLELMGSLITGEAHAWLSPFEKSVEAVLARQGKPTVVLASGDPFFYGVGVTLSRRIPASEMIVIPAPSSFSLAASRLGWPLQETTVLSLHGRPIGLIRPHLHPGRKILALTSDGKGPAELAALLQGSGFGPSKLTVLEALGGPHEKVSRHTAADFTLSGINDLNICAVEVKADAGARILSLSAGLADELFEHDGQITKREIRAITLSALAPRHGELLWDIGAGSGSIGIEWMLADPSLRAIAIEASPERAARIRRNVANFGVPGLIIVEGEAPAALSGLAAPDAIFIGGGGSDAGVLEAAIGQLKSGGRLVANAVTTEMEALLLAEQARRGGSLIRIDIARAAPVGRMTGWRPAMPVTQWSWVKP; encoded by the coding sequence ATGCGGGCCTTGCCCATGGCTGAGACACCTTCAATTCAACGCTGGCTCACTCTTATCGGCATCGGCGAGGACGGTCCAGCCGGGCTCGGCGACGAAGCCAAGCGGCTGCTTGCCGAAGCATCAATTGTCTTTGGCGGCATGCGCCACCTCGAGTTGATGGGTTCATTGATAACAGGTGAAGCACACGCTTGGCTTTCACCATTCGAAAAATCAGTCGAGGCGGTGCTCGCCCGCCAAGGCAAGCCGACGGTGGTTCTCGCCTCCGGTGATCCCTTCTTCTACGGCGTCGGGGTGACACTTTCACGACGCATTCCGGCTTCTGAAATGATCGTCATTCCGGCGCCTTCCTCCTTCAGCCTTGCCGCATCGCGCCTCGGCTGGCCCTTGCAGGAAACGACGGTTCTCTCGCTCCACGGGCGGCCGATCGGTCTGATCCGGCCGCATCTGCATCCCGGCCGCAAGATCCTGGCGCTGACATCCGATGGCAAAGGCCCCGCCGAATTGGCCGCCTTGCTGCAAGGCTCAGGCTTCGGCCCTTCCAAGCTTACGGTTCTGGAAGCGCTTGGCGGTCCGCATGAGAAGGTTTCCCGGCACACTGCGGCCGATTTCACTCTCTCCGGCATCAATGATCTGAACATCTGCGCAGTCGAGGTCAAAGCGGACGCCGGTGCTCGGATTTTGTCGCTCAGCGCCGGCTTGGCCGACGAGCTTTTCGAGCATGACGGCCAGATCACCAAGCGGGAGATCCGCGCAATCACGTTGTCGGCGCTTGCGCCGCGCCATGGCGAGTTGCTCTGGGATATCGGAGCCGGTTCCGGTTCGATCGGCATCGAATGGATGCTGGCCGATCCCTCGCTGCGTGCCATTGCCATCGAAGCATCGCCTGAGCGCGCGGCGCGTATCCGTCGCAATGTCGCAAATTTCGGCGTGCCGGGCCTGATCATCGTCGAAGGCGAGGCACCGGCGGCTCTTTCCGGTCTTGCGGCACCGGATGCGATCTTCATCGGCGGAGGCGGCAGCGACGCTGGCGTGCTGGAGGCCGCGATCGGCCAGCTGAAAAGCGGCGGCAGGCTCGTTGCCAATGCCGTCACCACCGAAATGGAAGCGCTGCTGCTGGCCGAACAGGCACGCCGAGGCGGCTCACTGATCCGCATCGACATTGCGCGCGCCGCACCCGTCGGCCGCATGACCGGCTGGCGGCCAGCCATGCCGGTGACGCAATGGTCGTGGGTAAAGCCATAA
- a CDS encoding cobalt-precorrin-6A reductase produces MGKARILILGGTTEARALATSLASRGDLEVVLSLAGRTADPAPQPIPVRSGGFGGAEGLARYVRDEAIDLVIDATHPFAARISANAAQAAAECAVTAFALRRPAWVPVEGDNWLSVHSVSQAIAALGAAPLRVFLATGRQEAHQANAAPQHLYWVRSVDPVEPPLTVPHVSYIHSRGPFRLADELDMLQHHQIEVVIAKNSGGDATYGKIEAARHLGIKVIMVERAETAGLPVVETVDAALDRIDHFVSSLMKRGV; encoded by the coding sequence ATGGGCAAGGCCCGCATTCTGATCCTGGGCGGTACGACGGAGGCCCGCGCGCTGGCAACGTCGCTCGCCTCTCGCGGAGATCTCGAGGTCGTTCTGTCGCTTGCCGGCAGAACCGCCGATCCGGCCCCGCAGCCCATTCCGGTGCGCAGCGGCGGTTTCGGCGGCGCCGAGGGGCTTGCTCGCTATGTCCGTGATGAAGCGATCGATCTGGTGATCGACGCCACCCATCCCTTCGCGGCCCGCATTTCCGCCAATGCCGCGCAGGCGGCTGCTGAATGTGCCGTGACCGCCTTTGCCTTGCGTCGTCCGGCCTGGGTGCCGGTCGAAGGCGATAACTGGCTCTCGGTGCATAGCGTTTCGCAGGCTATCGCCGCGCTCGGCGCAGCGCCCTTGCGCGTTTTCCTCGCAACCGGCCGGCAGGAGGCGCATCAGGCGAACGCGGCGCCGCAGCACCTTTACTGGGTTCGCAGCGTCGATCCCGTCGAGCCGCCGCTGACGGTGCCTCATGTCAGCTATATCCACAGCCGGGGGCCGTTCCGACTGGCTGATGAACTCGACATGCTGCAACACCATCAGATCGAGGTCGTCATCGCCAAGAACAGCGGCGGCGACGCGACTTACGGCAAGATCGAGGCCGCAAGGCATCTCGGCATCAAGGTGATCATGGTCGAGCGCGCGGAGACCGCCGGCCTGCCGGTGGTCGAAACGGTGGACGCTGCGCTCGATCGGATCGATCATTTCGTCTCTTCCCTAATGAAGCGCGGCGTATAG
- a CDS encoding precorrin-3B C(17)-methyltransferase, which yields MSGRLYVIGTGPGKPEQTTPEALAAVADSHEFYGYGPYLDRVTLRDDQIRQASDNREELDRAKVALQRAAAGVNVCVVSGGDPGVFAMAAAICEAIDHGPAEWRTVDLIVVPGITAMLAVAARIGAPLGHDFCAISLSDNLKPWPLIENRLRAVAEAGFVIALYNPISKARPWQLGKAFEIVRDILPADTPIIFGRAAGRPDERMTVTRLADAEASQADMATCVIIGSAETRVIAREGRPDLVYTPRFIREETK from the coding sequence ATGAGCGGGCGTCTCTATGTGATCGGCACCGGCCCCGGCAAGCCTGAGCAGACGACGCCGGAGGCGCTGGCTGCTGTCGCGGATTCCCATGAATTCTATGGTTACGGTCCTTATCTCGACCGCGTGACACTGCGCGACGACCAGATCCGTCAGGCATCCGACAATCGCGAGGAATTGGATCGCGCCAAGGTAGCGTTGCAGCGGGCTGCTGCCGGCGTCAACGTCTGCGTCGTCTCCGGCGGCGATCCGGGCGTCTTTGCCATGGCGGCAGCCATCTGCGAGGCGATCGATCACGGCCCGGCGGAATGGCGCACGGTAGACCTGATCGTCGTGCCCGGTATTACGGCCATGCTTGCGGTCGCTGCGCGCATCGGCGCCCCTCTCGGGCACGATTTTTGCGCAATCTCACTGTCGGACAATCTAAAACCCTGGCCGCTCATCGAAAACCGGCTTCGTGCGGTCGCTGAGGCAGGCTTCGTGATCGCGCTTTACAATCCGATCAGCAAGGCGCGGCCCTGGCAACTCGGCAAGGCTTTCGAAATCGTCCGTGACATTTTGCCTGCTGATACGCCGATCATTTTCGGCCGCGCCGCCGGCCGGCCCGACGAACGCATGACGGTGACACGGCTTGCCGATGCCGAAGCTTCGCAAGCCGATATGGCAACCTGCGTCATCATCGGCTCCGCCGAGACCCGCGTCATTGCCCGCGAAGGGCGCCCGGATCTCGTCTATACGCCGCGCTTCATTAGGGAAGAGACGAAATGA
- a CDS encoding precorrin-2 C(20)-methyltransferase, producing the protein MSAPSNGQLIGLGTGPGDPELLTVKAVKALERADVVAYFAKQGRGGNGKAIVGEFMRTDVKLLPLYYPVTTEIDKDAPEYLSQITAFYDASAEMVAAHLREGKTVAVLSEGDPLFYGSYMHLHVRLADRFPTEVIPGVTAMSGCWSLAGLPMVQGDDVLSVLPGTMAEAELTRRLGDTQAAVIMKVGRNLPKIRRALDAAGRLEEAIYVERGTMANGAMTPLASRDDAEAPYFSLVLVPGWENRP; encoded by the coding sequence ATGAGCGCGCCATCCAATGGACAGCTGATCGGCCTCGGCACCGGCCCTGGCGATCCCGAACTGCTGACGGTCAAGGCTGTCAAGGCTCTCGAACGCGCCGATGTCGTCGCCTACTTTGCCAAGCAGGGCAGAGGCGGCAACGGCAAGGCCATCGTCGGCGAGTTTATGAGAACAGACGTAAAACTGCTGCCGCTCTACTATCCGGTCACGACCGAGATCGATAAGGACGCGCCGGAGTACCTTAGTCAGATTACCGCCTTCTACGATGCTTCAGCCGAAATGGTGGCAGCGCATCTGCGTGAGGGAAAGACGGTTGCCGTGCTCAGCGAGGGCGATCCGCTCTTTTACGGCTCCTATATGCATCTGCATGTGCGCCTTGCCGATCGTTTCCCGACCGAAGTCATACCCGGCGTGACGGCCATGTCGGGCTGCTGGTCGCTCGCCGGATTGCCGATGGTGCAGGGAGACGACGTTCTCTCGGTGCTGCCGGGAACGATGGCGGAAGCCGAGCTTACCCGCCGCCTGGGCGATACGCAGGCCGCCGTCATCATGAAAGTCGGCCGCAACCTGCCAAAAATCCGCCGCGCGCTTGATGCTGCCGGCCGGCTGGAGGAAGCGATCTACGTCGAGCGGGGCACGATGGCAAACGGCGCCATGACGCCGCTTGCAAGCCGCGACGATGCCGAGGCACCCTATTTCTCGCTGGTTCTCGTCCCCGGTTGGGAAAACAGGCCATGA